The Nostoc sp. 'Peltigera membranacea cyanobiont' N6 genome contains the following window.
TAGGAATGGCGTAGAAGGGAGCTTTGATTTCTACCAGTTTGGGAAACAATTGGCTACCAATGTCGTACTCGACATCAGAGGGGATATAATTAAACACCTCTGGTTCAAAGATGTAAATACCTGTATTGATGTTGGTGCTGAGGGCTTCTTCAGTTGAAGGTTTTTCTTGGAAAGCTTTAACACGCCCCTCTTCGTCAGTGACTACCACACCGTAGCTAGAAACTTCTTCCTTGGGGACAGATTTTGTAATAATAGTAGCGATCGATCCTTTAGCTCTATGCCATTTAACTGCAGCAGTTAAATCCAAATCAATCAAAGCATCACCGCACAACACCACAAAGGTATCATCAAAAAACGGTGAGAAGTCTTGGATACGCCGCATTCCTCCCGCAGAACCGATTGCTTCTCCCTCCAGTTTACCTTCGTCATCAATTTTCCCTTCAAAGGAATAGGCAATCTGCACCCCAAACCGTTGACCGTCACGAAAATAGTTTTCTATTTCTTCAGCCAAATGACTAACGTTGACCATAATCTGGTCAAATCCATGTTGGCGTAACAGTTCCAGCAAGAACTCCATCACTGGCTTTTGCAGGATGGGAATCATTGGTTTGGGAATTGTGTAGGTTATCGGACGCACGCGAGTACCCTTACCAGCCGCGAGAATCATCGCTTTCATAAAAATTTATTCCTCAACCACAAGCCAGTTTACTTTTATCGAGTGATACTTAATCATCAGTTTTTATTTCTGCTGTAAGTCATCCCCCAAACAGGGATAACAGGAATTTAGTGGTTATTGCAACCATAAGTATACTTAGATGACAAGCGATCGCTTATCTTTTCAGGGTAACTGAAAGTTTCAACATTTTAAAACCCCTCATTTGTATGAAGGGTTAATGCATCAAGTCATTTTAGAAGATTCACCAAACAGCAAAGCTAATTCGACACAGTTGTGAACCGCTAGCCTTTTCAACAAGTCCGTCACCGGATTGTTCCAGAACAGTACCCATTCCCAATGGCTTATCCGTTTTTACGATCGCCTCCGGCGTGCGGAATGCGATCGCGCATATTAGGGATTTCCAAGTAAAAAAATATTCCGTCGCAGAGGGACAAGGGGGACAAGGAAGACAAGGGAGACAAGGAAGAAAGAAGTCTAGTTGAGTAGACAAATTGAATAATTTATTTTTTGGAGTTCCCTTACAGCAGAATTCTGAATTAGAATAGGCTCTGTGCCTAGCTACCAGACCTAGATGCTGTACTTCACTAACCTGAAATCTGCTGTATTTATAGTAAATTTAACTAATAATTCAATTAATTATAGTAATTAATGTGACTAGTCTAAAAATACTTGCTATGATATCAGGATTTAATCTAATATCTATGGTAAATATCTAGATATTTTTAACCAATTCAGATAAGATAATAAATTTGTCTGTTGCGTCACACTTCCTTTGTATATGTCCAAAACTTACACCGTAGAAATTAATCACCAAGGCAAAATTCATACATTGCAAGTTCCCGAAGATGAAACGATCTTATCAGTTGCCGATGCTGCTGGTTTGGAACTGCCAAGTTCTTGCAATGCAGGTGTTTGTACAACTTGTGCCGGTCAAATATCTCAGGGAACTGTGGATCAAGCTGATGGCATGGGCGTTAGTCCAGATTTACAAAAGCAAGGTTATGTGTTGCTTTGTGTTGCCAAACCCCTTTCTGATTTGAAAGTTGAGACAGAAAAGGAAGACATCGTTTATCAGTTACAATTTGGTAAAGACAAATAATCTGCGAACAGTTATCAGTATATCGGATGATTATTCATGACTGAATAACTGTTCGCTGGAAATTACTAAACCTGATGGATAACATAAGTATTTCATTGCAACTGACATCAGCTATTGTAGAAACTACAAATTAACAGGATTTCCCAAGATGACAACTCATTTTATTACCGCAGAAATTGATTTACAAGAAACTCCCGCCGAATTACTAGAAGTAATCGAAACAGAGTTGAAGAAACAAGGTGAACCCCTCCGTTGGGCTGTTACCTCTGTAGATGTTAAAGAACAAAAAGCTACAGTTGAAGCTGTGGTAACTACAGTCAAGAATTAGGAGTTAGGAGTTAAAAGTTATGAGTTGATGGCTTCTGATTTCTATAATTCATCACTCATCACTCATCACTTAAAATGAATCGTCCATACACAGCTATCTTAATTGTGCCAACTGGCGTTGGGGCTGCCATTGGGGGTTATGCAGGAGATGCTTTACCTGTTGCCAAAGTTATGGCACAGGTTTGCGATCGCCTAATTACTCACCCCAATGTCCTTAACGGCGCAAGTTTGTACTGGAATCTCCCTAACGCCTTCTATGTTGAAGGTTACGGACTTGACAAATTTGCCTCTGGATGCTGGGGTTTGCGTCCAGTCCGCAACAACAAAGTGGGTTTGCTTTTAGACCAAGGCATTGAGCCAGAGTTACGGCTACGACATATACAAGCTGCCGATGCAGTCAGAGCAACTCTGGGATTGACCTTAACTGATTATGTAATTAGTGATGCACCATTAGATGTAGAATTACGGACTACAGCATCAGGAGCTAGTTGGGGAACAATTGGCAACCCAGATAGTTTGTTACGGGCAGCTGAGATATTAATTGAAAAAGCGGGGGCAGAAGCGATCGCAGTTGTTGCCCGTTTCCCCGATGATATGGACTCAGAAGCAGTACAAAAATACCGCCACGGTGAAGGCGTTGATTCCTTAGCAGGTGCAGAAGCCGTAATTAGCCATTTGCTAGTGCGAACCTTTCAAATTCCTTGCGCCCATTCTCCCGCCCTTTTGAGCGAACCTCCCCAACCTGATTTATCCCCCCGTTCCGCCGCCGAAGAATTAGGTTATACCTTTTTGCCGTGCGTCCTTGTAGGATTAAGTCGTGCCCCACAATTTATAATAGAGAAAAGAGCGATTGCATCAGATAAAGGAGATATTTGGGCAGATGAAGTGGATGCTGCGATCGCACCTGCAAATGCTTGTGGTAGCAGTGCCTTACTGAGTTTAAGCCAAAGACGATGCCAAATAATTACAGTAGAAGAAAATAAAACTCTGATCGAAGTTCC
Protein-coding sequences here:
- a CDS encoding sugar phosphate nucleotidyltransferase, producing the protein MKAMILAAGKGTRVRPITYTIPKPMIPILQKPVMEFLLELLRQHGFDQIMVNVSHLAEEIENYFRDGQRFGVQIAYSFEGKIDDEGKLEGEAIGSAGGMRRIQDFSPFFDDTFVVLCGDALIDLDLTAAVKWHRAKGSIATIITKSVPKEEVSSYGVVVTDEEGRVKAFQEKPSTEEALSTNINTGIYIFEPEVFNYIPSDVEYDIGSQLFPKLVEIKAPFYAIPMDFEWVDIGKVPDYWRAIRGVLLGEIKNVQIPGHEVAPGIYTGLNVAVNWDKVDITGPVYIGGMTRIEDGAKIVGPAMIGPNCWICSGATVENSVIFEWSRLGPGVRLVDKLVFGRYCVDKTGAAIDVQAAALDWLITDARQTPPSHTPVERQAIEELLGTNAN
- a CDS encoding DUF3326 domain-containing protein, producing MNRPYTAILIVPTGVGAAIGGYAGDALPVAKVMAQVCDRLITHPNVLNGASLYWNLPNAFYVEGYGLDKFASGCWGLRPVRNNKVGLLLDQGIEPELRLRHIQAADAVRATLGLTLTDYVISDAPLDVELRTTASGASWGTIGNPDSLLRAAEILIEKAGAEAIAVVARFPDDMDSEAVQKYRHGEGVDSLAGAEAVISHLLVRTFQIPCAHSPALLSEPPQPDLSPRSAAEELGYTFLPCVLVGLSRAPQFIIEKRAIASDKGDIWADEVDAAIAPANACGSSALLSLSQRRCQIITVEENKTLIEVPPQALSIRAIQVNSYLEAVGVLVAHKAGINPAALRPKLLPLQPVIKS
- a CDS encoding 2Fe-2S iron-sulfur cluster-binding protein, translating into MSKTYTVEINHQGKIHTLQVPEDETILSVADAAGLELPSSCNAGVCTTCAGQISQGTVDQADGMGVSPDLQKQGYVLLCVAKPLSDLKVETEKEDIVYQLQFGKDK